A single genomic interval of Pyrobaculum arsenaticum DSM 13514 harbors:
- a CDS encoding PaREP1 family protein, with protein MDIVLEKPWKNLKEYVKARLDEAVVELRLALVLLAEGYTRNAAGKAFQAFKSYLAAVAGEQRDKLAASFKDVDRIIAYMPTRAVAKISSTLGLEREGRIALALHQYQYNGPDPEGVMSLYPDRESAKNDICWLAKRLMELIGTEIDTYIKVCNST; from the coding sequence GTGGATATTGTATTAGAGAAACCCTGGAAAAACTTAAAGGAGTATGTTAAGGCGAGGCTTGACGAAGCGGTCGTCGAGCTGAGGCTCGCGCTTGTCTTGTTGGCAGAGGGCTATACGAGAAACGCGGCGGGGAAGGCCTTCCAGGCGTTTAAGTCATACCTCGCCGCTGTTGCCGGCGAGCAGAGGGACAAACTAGCCGCCTCCTTTAAAGATGTAGACAGGATAATAGCCTACATGCCTACGAGGGCTGTGGCTAAGATATCTTCAACCCTAGGGCTTGAGAGGGAGGGGCGCATCGCCCTAGCACTACATCAGTACCAGTACAACGGACCAGATCCAGAGGGTGTGATGTCATTATACCCAGATCGCGAATCCGCAAAAAACGACATCTGCTGGCTGGCAAAAAGGCTAATGGAGCTGATAGGTACCGAAATTGATACATATATTAAGGTATGCAACTCGACATAG
- a CDS encoding NAD(P)/FAD-dependent oxidoreductase → MKLFVRRITLSEDVVEKLGRFLDTVVVGGGPAGLAAAMYATRFGLSTLVITQEVGGQLTKAVLIEDYMGFQSIQGPELAKVFEDHVRKYGVPILLDVVEDIRREDNSFVVRTRDSGDFRSATVIIAVGERRRRLGVPGEEMFNAKGVSYCAPCDAPLFRGKAVAVVGGGDAAAQAALLLTEYASKIYLIHRRDKLRAQPHYQKLLRHRKIEILWNTIVKELRGDNALREAVIEDVKTGEKRVLQIDGILVEIGAEPPAEFFKKIGLETTEDGYVKVNEAMETNIPGLYAAGDCTSAMPRGFKQIQIAAAHGAIAAYSAYNYILKLRSA, encoded by the coding sequence GTGAAGCTCTTTGTTAGGAGAATTACCTTATCTGAAGATGTTGTTGAGAAACTTGGCAGATTTTTAGATACAGTCGTGGTGGGGGGCGGCCCCGCGGGGCTAGCCGCCGCTATGTACGCAACGCGTTTTGGCCTAAGCACGCTTGTCATAACACAAGAAGTTGGCGGCCAGTTAACAAAGGCTGTGCTAATAGAGGACTACATGGGTTTTCAAAGCATTCAAGGCCCTGAGTTGGCTAAGGTGTTTGAAGACCATGTCAGGAAATACGGCGTTCCAATACTACTGGACGTAGTTGAGGACATACGCCGAGAGGACAACAGCTTTGTGGTGAGGACTAGAGATAGCGGGGATTTCCGGAGCGCCACTGTGATTATCGCCGTGGGGGAGCGCAGGAGGAGGCTAGGCGTTCCGGGCGAGGAGATGTTCAACGCAAAGGGCGTCAGCTACTGCGCGCCTTGCGACGCGCCCCTCTTCAGAGGCAAGGCCGTGGCGGTTGTTGGAGGCGGCGACGCGGCCGCCCAAGCCGCCCTGCTGCTCACCGAGTACGCCTCCAAGATATACCTGATACACAGGAGGGATAAGCTTAGGGCCCAGCCGCACTACCAGAAGCTCCTAAGGCATAGGAAGATTGAAATCTTGTGGAACACCATCGTTAAGGAGCTGAGGGGCGACAATGCACTGAGGGAGGCCGTGATAGAAGACGTCAAGACCGGCGAGAAAAGGGTTTTGCAAATAGACGGCATCTTAGTCGAGATAGGCGCGGAGCCCCCCGCGGAGTTCTTCAAGAAGATAGGCTTGGAGACGACGGAAGACGGATACGTCAAAGTGAACGAGGCCATGGAGACCAACATACCCGGCCTATACGCCGCTGGGGACTGCACCTCCGCCATGCCGAGAGGGTTTAAGCAGATCCAGATTGCGGCCGCCCACGGCGCTATCGCCGCTTACTCTGCCTACAACTACATCCTGAAGTTGCGAAGCGCTTAG
- a CDS encoding heavy metal translocating P-type ATPase, with protein MEISIGLKVRGRETVLKILGMHCATCSLTVQRALLSTHGVKWAEASLASNEAKLIVDPEVLDYAELLKAVRRVGYDVYRESAYIAAEFRPEEADVVERRAMGWGVFYAKANPATGVVYVEYNPLEINVEDVVRRLEEAGYKVKDVRKGGVEVDIDRRAAELEARDIRRRLIPAVAISILLVPVMFGIELIPQLVQAALAAVVQFYSGWRFISGAFRAFRNKTANMDTLVTLGTLGAFLYSTYAAFTGGYTFFETSALVITFVLAGRYAESLMKLRTGDAVRKLAQLQPPKARVRRGEGWAEVDASNIRPGEVVEVREGEKVPVDGYVDDGVGAVDESAFTGEPMPVEKRPGDLVLAGTTLVGGRLLVRATRSGNATYLAEVVRLVRQAQNAKLPIQRLVDRVSGAFTWAVITVASATLAGWLLLGAPVWQALLFAVAVLVVACPCALGLATPLAVVVGIGRAAEKGLLIKNAEALEKALKAKYVVFDKTGTLTAGAPKVIKYVGDELALSLAASAEAKSAHPIGAAVVKLAAEKGLPLAEPEMYETFPGQGVYARVNGAVVGVGNEKLVEGMGAAIPEELRREAERHKAEGYTVAFVVVDGAVRGYVVVGDEMRQEAREVVERLRKMGYEPVILSGDSEAAVARVAERLGIRRFYGGKTPDEKAEVVKELRKEGGVIFIGDGINDAPALASADVGIAVASGTEVAKEAGDVVVRKGDLTKVAEFLDLAKKIMGNARFNLFWAFAYNAALIPIAAGLFYPTLYLRPELAGLAMALSSISVTINSLRLKRA; from the coding sequence GTGGAGATTTCAATAGGGCTGAAAGTGAGGGGTCGTGAGACGGTGCTGAAGATTTTGGGTATGCACTGCGCAACCTGCTCCCTCACAGTGCAGAGGGCTCTCCTCTCAACTCACGGCGTGAAGTGGGCCGAGGCCTCTCTCGCCAGCAACGAGGCGAAGCTGATAGTAGACCCGGAGGTTCTGGACTACGCCGAGTTGCTTAAGGCGGTGAGGCGCGTCGGCTACGACGTATATAGAGAGTCGGCCTATATCGCCGCGGAATTCCGCCCTGAGGAGGCCGATGTGGTGGAGAGGAGGGCGATGGGCTGGGGGGTCTTCTACGCGAAGGCGAATCCAGCCACGGGCGTCGTCTACGTCGAGTACAACCCTCTGGAAATAAACGTAGAAGACGTTGTAAGGCGGCTGGAAGAGGCTGGGTACAAGGTTAAGGATGTTAGAAAAGGAGGTGTTGAGGTAGATATTGATAGGCGCGCCGCTGAGCTGGAGGCAAGGGATATCAGACGTAGGCTAATACCAGCGGTTGCCATATCAATCTTGCTGGTGCCGGTGATGTTCGGCATTGAGCTCATACCGCAACTTGTCCAAGCGGCGCTAGCGGCTGTTGTGCAGTTCTACTCCGGGTGGAGGTTTATCTCAGGCGCCTTCCGCGCGTTTAGGAACAAGACGGCGAATATGGACACCTTAGTCACGTTGGGCACCCTCGGCGCATTCCTATACAGCACCTACGCGGCCTTTACCGGAGGATATACGTTTTTCGAGACCTCCGCCTTGGTTATTACCTTTGTGCTAGCGGGGAGGTATGCGGAGAGCTTAATGAAGCTACGCACGGGAGACGCCGTGAGGAAGCTGGCCCAGCTCCAGCCTCCTAAGGCCAGGGTAAGGAGAGGCGAGGGCTGGGCCGAGGTAGACGCCTCGAATATAAGGCCCGGCGAAGTAGTGGAGGTGAGAGAGGGGGAGAAGGTGCCCGTGGACGGCTATGTAGACGACGGGGTGGGGGCGGTGGACGAATCCGCCTTCACCGGAGAGCCCATGCCCGTCGAGAAGAGGCCCGGCGACTTAGTGCTGGCGGGAACAACGCTGGTCGGGGGGAGGCTTTTGGTGAGGGCCACCAGATCGGGCAACGCCACGTACCTGGCAGAGGTGGTGAGGCTGGTGAGGCAGGCCCAAAACGCGAAGTTGCCAATCCAGAGACTTGTGGATCGGGTGTCCGGAGCCTTCACTTGGGCCGTCATAACAGTGGCCTCTGCTACATTAGCCGGGTGGCTCCTCTTAGGCGCCCCGGTTTGGCAAGCGCTTTTATTTGCAGTTGCCGTCTTAGTAGTTGCTTGTCCATGCGCCTTGGGCTTAGCCACGCCGCTGGCGGTGGTTGTGGGCATTGGGAGAGCCGCTGAGAAGGGGCTTTTAATCAAAAACGCCGAGGCCTTAGAGAAGGCCTTGAAGGCTAAATACGTGGTTTTCGACAAGACGGGCACACTCACTGCAGGCGCACCGAAGGTGATTAAATACGTGGGGGACGAGTTAGCGCTGTCGCTCGCGGCGTCAGCTGAGGCTAAATCTGCCCACCCCATCGGAGCCGCCGTGGTGAAGCTCGCCGCCGAGAAGGGGTTGCCACTGGCCGAGCCCGAGATGTACGAGACCTTCCCCGGCCAAGGAGTATACGCTAGGGTGAACGGAGCGGTGGTGGGCGTGGGCAACGAGAAGCTGGTGGAGGGCATGGGGGCCGCGATCCCCGAGGAGCTCCGGCGCGAGGCGGAGCGCCACAAGGCCGAGGGATATACGGTTGCCTTCGTCGTGGTTGACGGCGCAGTGAGGGGGTACGTGGTGGTGGGAGACGAGATGAGGCAAGAGGCGCGTGAGGTGGTGGAAAGGCTTAGGAAAATGGGCTACGAGCCGGTGATTTTGTCGGGCGACAGCGAGGCGGCCGTGGCGAGAGTGGCGGAGAGGCTGGGCATCAGGAGGTTCTACGGCGGCAAAACCCCCGACGAGAAGGCGGAGGTGGTGAAGGAATTGAGGAAAGAAGGCGGCGTTATCTTCATAGGCGATGGGATAAACGACGCCCCCGCGCTGGCATCTGCCGACGTGGGCATCGCCGTGGCGAGCGGCACGGAGGTGGCCAAGGAGGCGGGCGACGTGGTGGTGAGGAAAGGGGATCTCACAAAAGTGGCGGAGTTCCTAGACTTGGCGAAGAAGATTATGGGCAACGCCCGCTTCAACCTCTTCTGGGCTTTTGCCTACAACGCCGCCCTAATACCCATAGCGGCGGGGCTATTCTACCCCACGCTGTACCTCCGTCCCGAGCTCGCCGGCTTGGCCATGGCGCTGAGTAGCATATCAGTAACAATAAACTCCCTCAGACTGAAAAGAGCTTAG
- a CDS encoding PQQ-dependent sugar dehydrogenase, protein MHRRKLLTMALLAGLGLAIGRVINLLRKEGVDAVEFKTSIVASDLEVPWSITPLGGRRYLVTERPGRLVLISPSGKKLVASFDVASVGEAGLLGLALHPDFPKKTWVYLYASYFDSAGQIKNKLIKGRLDPLTFRLSEVKTLIEDIPGAYIHNGGRIRFGPDGMLYITTGDAAKPLLSQDLSSLGGKILRVDDDGKPSPDNPFPNSPIWSYGHRNPQGIDWHPDSGVMVTTEHGPVGHDEVNVIVKGGNYGWPLAVGKADRGEFIDPIIESGGDTWAPSGASFVHGDAFPELRSWLLIACLRGSMILGVEFVNQMKVFGIHMFFKNVFGRLRDVVIDEDGGILISTSNRDGRGNPRDGDDKILKIVPA, encoded by the coding sequence GTGCATAGGCGTAAGCTCTTAACTATGGCCCTCCTGGCTGGGTTAGGCCTTGCTATAGGGAGGGTGATAAATTTGTTAAGAAAAGAGGGGGTTGATGCGGTTGAGTTTAAAACATCTATCGTGGCCTCCGATTTAGAGGTTCCCTGGTCTATTACCCCTCTTGGAGGTAGGCGTTATCTAGTTACAGAGCGCCCTGGTCGCTTAGTGTTGATAAGCCCCAGCGGAAAAAAGCTCGTGGCTTCATTTGACGTGGCAAGCGTCGGCGAGGCAGGCCTGCTGGGTTTGGCGCTACACCCTGATTTCCCTAAGAAAACCTGGGTTTATCTCTACGCCTCCTACTTCGACAGTGCGGGGCAGATAAAGAATAAGTTAATTAAAGGACGTCTAGATCCACTCACCTTTAGGCTTAGTGAAGTGAAGACTTTAATTGAGGATATTCCGGGCGCCTATATTCATAATGGAGGGCGCATTAGGTTCGGTCCTGACGGCATGTTATACATAACTACAGGGGATGCGGCCAAGCCGCTACTTTCCCAAGACTTATCCAGTCTAGGTGGTAAAATCCTCCGCGTAGATGACGATGGAAAACCTTCCCCTGATAACCCCTTCCCTAACAGTCCCATCTGGTCTTACGGCCACAGAAATCCTCAAGGCATTGACTGGCACCCCGACAGTGGTGTGATGGTAACAACTGAGCATGGCCCAGTAGGCCACGACGAAGTAAACGTAATAGTGAAAGGGGGCAACTACGGGTGGCCGTTGGCAGTGGGGAAGGCCGATAGAGGCGAATTCATAGATCCAATAATCGAATCGGGCGGAGATACTTGGGCGCCTTCGGGGGCCTCCTTTGTGCACGGAGATGCGTTCCCAGAGCTTCGCAGTTGGTTGTTAATCGCATGTCTCAGAGGGAGTATGATACTGGGAGTTGAGTTTGTCAACCAAATGAAAGTGTTTGGAATTCACATGTTTTTTAAAAATGTCTTTGGGAGACTCCGCGATGTTGTTATTGACGAAGACGGAGGTATACTAATAAGTACCAGTAATAGAGATGGTAGAGGTAACCCGAGAGACGGAGATGATAAGATTTTAAAAATTGTCCCCGCCTAA
- a CDS encoding DUF411 domain-containing protein, producing MTRKGLARYTYLIAIAFTLLILFGIWTLLESSKSSKQLATKAVFFSSPPCGCCDTYLPKLRSIITVEVKSLPPDELLGVKKNLGIPENLQSCHTVVINGKYVEGHVPISAVKRLINGGFGEGVVGLALPHRETDAKTWEGPGYYIIFKNGTIWRVYS from the coding sequence ATGACACGCAAAGGCCTGGCCCGATACACCTACTTGATAGCAATAGCCTTTACCTTGCTGATACTCTTCGGAATATGGACCCTACTGGAGAGTTCGAAGAGCTCAAAACAACTTGCAACCAAGGCCGTGTTCTTCTCCTCCCCGCCGTGCGGCTGTTGTGATACCTATCTGCCTAAGTTGCGATCTATCATAACTGTGGAGGTGAAGTCGCTTCCTCCAGATGAGCTGTTAGGCGTTAAGAAAAACTTGGGAATACCAGAAAACTTACAATCGTGCCACACCGTCGTTATCAACGGCAAATACGTAGAGGGCCACGTCCCCATATCGGCTGTGAAGAGGCTTATAAACGGCGGCTTTGGAGAGGGCGTTGTAGGCTTAGCTCTGCCCCATAGGGAGACCGATGCGAAAACGTGGGAAGGCCCAGGGTATTACATAATTTTTAAAAACGGCACTATATGGCGCGTATATTCCTAA
- a CDS encoding PaREP1 family protein: MDFPILTKPWRDPARYREARLKEAALECKLALEFLEEGLLRTAAGKAFQCWKAYLAAVAVEARDLLKSRFPGVTKIRKGEEVEEVEEVDVMIAVVPTTRMAEIATMLSRRFGDEVVKYTMLALELHRYQYNGPDPEGVISNIPDDFTAARLICILAGAVVHMSEDLKMRYTQICG, from the coding sequence GTGGATTTTCCCATATTAACAAAACCGTGGCGAGATCCGGCTCGATATAGAGAAGCAAGGCTTAAAGAAGCCGCATTAGAATGCAAGCTAGCGCTGGAGTTTCTGGAAGAAGGATTGTTGAGAACCGCTGCGGGAAAAGCATTTCAATGCTGGAAGGCCTATTTGGCGGCAGTTGCTGTAGAAGCTAGAGATTTGTTAAAAAGCAGATTCCCCGGTGTAACCAAGATAAGAAAGGGGGAGGAAGTAGAAGAGGTAGAAGAGGTAGATGTCATGATTGCCGTGGTGCCGACTACGAGAATGGCTGAAATTGCCACTATGCTCTCTCGGAGGTTCGGCGACGAAGTAGTAAAGTACACAATGTTGGCACTAGAGTTGCATAGGTATCAATACAACGGCCCCGACCCCGAGGGGGTGATATCTAATATCCCCGACGACTTCACAGCGGCGAGGCTGATCTGCATCTTGGCAGGCGCCGTAGTCCACATGTCTGAAGACCTAAAGATGAGATACACACAGATCTGCGGCTAA
- a CDS encoding class II fumarate hydratase encodes MGYVTRARRLFLESGERFRRDIVWAMGVVKLAAARANAEFGLLSWEKANAIIYVARELMEGVHDGRIVVDVFQTGSGTGLNMNVNEVIARRAFEKFGISLHPNDDVNLGQSSNDVVPTAIRIAVIKAWRDRLKPALVKLVELLEAKADEFKAVVKAGRTHLRDALPVTLGQELSGYRDAFARDLKALEALAEFLREVPIGGTAVGTGVNAHPLFGQKVVEIVNAETGLGIKRGNPFTGMRLLTDLLIFSGGLRALGVDMQRLCQDLRLMFSGPYTGLGEIDLPSQADVPGSSAMPGKVNPVTLEAAMQAAAYVLGLDEAVKWAASLGEFELAMGIPVIGWATIREMEMLAEAAGKVAELAILDMRPNVDVMRNYAERSAALITLLAPIIGYDKARELAGRPLREVLKEAGLSDAEIEDILNPVNLTTPGFKIKSRRG; translated from the coding sequence ATGGGCTACGTAACGAGAGCTAGACGGCTCTTCTTAGAAAGCGGCGAGAGATTCCGGCGCGATATAGTATGGGCAATGGGGGTAGTGAAATTAGCCGCGGCGAGGGCAAACGCCGAATTTGGCTTGTTGAGCTGGGAGAAGGCGAATGCGATTATCTACGTGGCGAGGGAGCTCATGGAGGGGGTACACGACGGGCGCATCGTGGTCGATGTGTTCCAGACGGGCTCCGGCACGGGGCTCAACATGAACGTAAACGAGGTAATCGCGCGTAGGGCCTTCGAGAAATTCGGCATATCTCTCCACCCAAACGACGACGTGAACCTAGGCCAGTCGTCAAACGACGTGGTGCCGACCGCCATAAGGATCGCGGTAATCAAGGCGTGGAGGGATAGGCTTAAGCCCGCGCTGGTTAAACTCGTGGAGCTTCTGGAAGCCAAAGCCGACGAGTTCAAGGCGGTGGTTAAGGCGGGGAGAACCCACCTCAGAGACGCGCTGCCCGTCACTCTGGGGCAGGAGCTATCCGGTTATCGCGACGCCTTTGCCAGGGATCTCAAGGCGTTGGAGGCGTTGGCAGAGTTCTTGAGAGAGGTGCCCATAGGCGGAACCGCCGTGGGGACAGGTGTCAACGCCCACCCGCTTTTTGGGCAGAAAGTCGTGGAGATCGTAAACGCCGAGACTGGGCTTGGGATCAAGCGGGGCAACCCATTCACCGGGATGAGACTCCTCACCGACCTCCTCATCTTCTCCGGCGGCTTGAGGGCGTTGGGCGTGGACATGCAACGGCTTTGTCAAGACCTAAGGCTTATGTTCTCCGGGCCCTACACGGGGCTCGGGGAGATAGATCTGCCGTCGCAAGCCGATGTGCCCGGATCCAGCGCCATGCCCGGCAAGGTCAACCCGGTCACGCTTGAGGCCGCGATGCAAGCCGCCGCGTACGTGCTGGGCCTAGACGAAGCCGTGAAGTGGGCCGCATCGCTTGGGGAATTCGAGCTGGCGATGGGAATACCTGTCATAGGCTGGGCTACTATAAGGGAGATGGAGATGTTAGCCGAGGCGGCGGGCAAGGTGGCAGAGCTGGCGATTTTAGATATGAGACCCAACGTGGACGTTATGAGGAACTACGCCGAGAGATCCGCCGCGTTGATAACCCTACTGGCGCCTATAATTGGGTACGACAAGGCCAGGGAGCTGGCGGGGAGGCCTCTGAGAGAGGTGTTAAAAGAGGCGGGGCTGAGCGACGCCGAGATTGAGGATATTCTCAACCCCGTGAATTTAACTACGCCCGGCTTCAAGATAAAGAGCCGGCGCGGCTAA
- a CDS encoding PaREP1 family protein has translation MALTISPPVAEALRRAARGRDVEEFLLELLADRLDPRERVEIYLKLHEKYLQEAEQLYARGDLPQAGEKYWGAVTALLNAIAEKRGMPHYSHRDYAELIEVLYEETKDKEIVVGFRMAEGLHANFYHNFMRREGFDLHREALYKLVERLRQLLHVA, from the coding sequence ATGGCTTTGACTATTTCTCCGCCTGTGGCAGAGGCCTTGAGGAGGGCGGCGCGTGGCCGGGACGTGGAGGAGTTCCTCTTGGAGCTTCTGGCCGACAGGTTGGACCCCCGAGAGCGCGTGGAGATATACCTCAAGCTTCATGAGAAGTATCTGCAAGAGGCTGAGCAGTTATATGCAAGAGGCGATCTCCCACAAGCCGGGGAGAAGTACTGGGGCGCCGTCACCGCCTTGCTAAACGCCATAGCGGAGAAGCGGGGAATGCCCCACTACAGCCACAGAGACTACGCCGAGCTAATTGAGGTGCTATACGAAGAGACAAAAGACAAGGAAATAGTAGTCGGGTTTCGGATGGCAGAGGGTCTCCACGCCAACTTCTACCACAACTTCATGAGGAGAGAGGGGTTTGACCTACACCGGGAAGCTCTGTATAAACTTGTCGAAAGGCTAAGACAGCTTCTACACGTCGCATAA
- a CDS encoding ATP-binding protein: MEKVIIYRDNCIACGACITYCPYGALIPDEEGKPILLWDRCNDDFACIYVCPVSAIKRASQAERIPVAPWYRLSSREFETELKRWLGSLSDQDKDIIKLS, encoded by the coding sequence ATGGAGAAAGTTATCATATACAGGGATAATTGTATAGCATGCGGGGCTTGCATAACCTATTGCCCTTACGGCGCCTTGATCCCTGACGAAGAGGGGAAACCCATACTACTCTGGGATAGGTGCAATGACGATTTTGCATGTATTTACGTGTGTCCCGTCTCGGCTATTAAAAGAGCTTCACAAGCTGAAAGAATCCCAGTGGCGCCGTGGTATAGACTCTCAAGCAGAGAATTTGAAACAGAGCTGAAAAGATGGCTGGGTTCTTTAAGTGATCAAGATAAAGACATCATTAAATTAAGTTAA
- a CDS encoding helix-turn-helix transcriptional regulator, protein MRLVVLIAIAVTAAFLLDYVHVRVMCPLCPFPSPMLPVFALLVILTAAVFYFFFTFKPVKTQPQGLPLVISNLLREPERSIYIKIYEKGGEAYLSEVAKELGLRKLRAWRAAQRLAEKNLVVLEKKSGRLVVRLRPLEELSIQPIHRQNYKQ, encoded by the coding sequence GTGAGACTCGTCGTTTTAATAGCTATAGCAGTAACCGCGGCGTTTCTACTAGATTATGTGCACGTTAGGGTTATGTGTCCCCTCTGCCCGTTCCCCTCGCCTATGTTACCTGTATTCGCCCTTCTCGTAATTCTCACAGCGGCCGTGTTCTACTTCTTCTTCACATTTAAACCTGTAAAGACGCAACCACAGGGGTTGCCCCTTGTGATATCTAATTTATTAAGAGAGCCAGAGCGCTCTATTTATATAAAAATATACGAGAAGGGGGGTGAGGCCTATCTTTCAGAGGTGGCGAAGGAACTAGGTCTTAGAAAGCTGAGGGCTTGGAGAGCGGCCCAGAGGTTGGCGGAGAAAAATCTCGTGGTTTTGGAAAAGAAGTCGGGTAGGCTAGTGGTGAGGCTGAGACCCCTTGAAGAGCTGTCTATACAGCCAATACACCGCCAGAATTATAAACAATAA
- a CDS encoding type II toxin-antitoxin system VapC family toxin, with translation MYLIDANVFLELLYRRQRWAESYRFLEKIKSGEVRGYVLQFAVHGVSAILVKPELVEIFLSEIATWRGLEIVRSDVGDEIEAARAATRVGLDFDDGLHYYYAKKLGVPIVSFDRDFDKTDVKRLEPRDAVSD, from the coding sequence ATGTACCTGATTGATGCCAACGTCTTCTTAGAGTTGCTTTACAGACGTCAGAGGTGGGCTGAGTCGTACCGCTTTTTGGAAAAGATCAAATCGGGAGAGGTTAGGGGATACGTCTTGCAGTTCGCTGTGCATGGCGTATCGGCCATATTGGTTAAGCCGGAACTCGTGGAGATCTTCCTCAGCGAGATCGCCACCTGGCGCGGGCTGGAGATCGTGAGGAGCGACGTGGGGGACGAGATCGAGGCGGCGAGAGCCGCTACAAGAGTCGGCCTAGACTTCGATGATGGCCTGCACTATTACTATGCCAAGAAACTAGGCGTCCCCATCGTCAGCTTCGATAGGGATTTCGACAAAACGGATGTCAAGAGGTTAGAGCCCAGAGACGCGGTCAGCGATTAG
- a CDS encoding aldehyde dehydrogenase family protein, giving the protein MGREGGVKEVKSPIDMSILAKVAMPSSEEVEEVVATVYVKGRWAARDLPGERRVRILRRASELLEKNAELFEEVLVINAGKTRPQAKGEVKASIDRLKLADLDLKKVSGEYVPGDWTEDTLETEAVVRREPLGVVLAITPFNYPLFDVVNKVVYSFIYGNAVLVKPASATPLPALMFAKILIEAGYPPEALGVLPISGTEAEKLVADDRIAAVSFTGSYESGEKVVRAGGVKQYILELGGGDPAIVLNDADLELAVDRIARGIYSYAGQRCDAIKLILAEGDIYESLKHGLAKRLREVKVGDPRDPEVEMGPLISSEAVEEMFNAIDDAVKKGGSVVVGGERLGPNYVKPTLIEASADKVRDMELYRREIFAPIALIVRVKDLDEAVELANGRPFGLDASIFGKDITTIRKAIRLLEVGAVYVNDMPRHGIGYYPFGGRKKSGVYREGIGYSVEAVTAYKTIVFNYRGRGVWRYTT; this is encoded by the coding sequence ATGGGGAGGGAGGGGGGCGTTAAGGAGGTAAAGTCGCCTATAGACATGTCAATATTGGCGAAAGTCGCTATGCCTAGCTCAGAGGAGGTGGAAGAGGTTGTAGCTACTGTGTATGTCAAGGGCAGATGGGCAGCACGGGATTTGCCGGGTGAGAGGAGGGTGAGAATCCTGCGGAGAGCCTCAGAACTTTTGGAGAAAAACGCAGAGCTGTTTGAAGAAGTCCTTGTCATAAATGCAGGCAAGACGCGGCCGCAAGCCAAGGGTGAAGTAAAGGCCTCAATTGATAGGCTTAAGCTCGCTGATTTAGATTTAAAGAAGGTTTCGGGAGAGTATGTCCCGGGGGATTGGACTGAGGACACCTTAGAAACGGAGGCTGTGGTGAGAAGAGAGCCGCTCGGCGTAGTTCTTGCAATAACGCCTTTCAACTACCCCCTTTTCGATGTGGTCAACAAGGTGGTATATTCCTTCATATATGGGAATGCCGTATTGGTAAAGCCGGCTTCGGCTACTCCTCTCCCCGCCTTAATGTTTGCAAAGATCTTAATTGAGGCTGGCTACCCGCCTGAGGCGCTAGGCGTATTGCCAATATCGGGGACAGAGGCAGAGAAATTGGTAGCTGATGATAGAATAGCAGCGGTTAGCTTCACCGGGAGTTATGAGTCGGGGGAAAAAGTAGTGCGAGCAGGGGGCGTTAAACAATACATCCTTGAGCTGGGCGGCGGCGACCCAGCAATTGTTCTCAATGACGCAGATTTGGAGCTGGCTGTGGATAGAATAGCTAGGGGGATATACAGCTATGCTGGCCAGCGGTGTGACGCGATAAAGCTGATTTTAGCAGAAGGCGATATTTATGAGAGCTTAAAACACGGACTTGCGAAAAGGCTTAGGGAGGTAAAGGTGGGGGATCCAAGAGATCCGGAGGTTGAGATGGGCCCCTTAATATCCTCTGAGGCCGTTGAGGAGATGTTCAATGCCATAGACGACGCTGTGAAAAAAGGCGGATCCGTAGTGGTAGGCGGCGAGAGGTTAGGGCCTAATTACGTCAAACCAACGCTGATTGAAGCGTCGGCTGATAAGGTAAGGGATATGGAGCTTTACAGAAGGGAGATATTTGCCCCCATAGCGCTGATAGTAAGGGTTAAGGACTTAGACGAGGCTGTGGAGCTGGCCAATGGAAGGCCTTTTGGCCTTGATGCCAGTATATTCGGGAAGGATATTACGACAATCCGTAAGGCTATTCGGCTACTTGAAGTAGGCGCTGTTTATGTAAACGATATGCCTAGACATGGCATTGGATACTACCCATTCGGCGGCAGGAAGAAAAGCGGCGTATATAGAGAGGGGATAGGATATAGCGTAGAGGCAGTGACTGCATATAAGACGATAGTGTTCAACTATAGAGGCAGAGGCGTGTGGAGATACACCACATAA